In Vreelandella piezotolerans, one genomic interval encodes:
- a CDS encoding heme ABC transporter permease, which yields MWAFINKLRSPKWFYAISAKLQPLFWVAATLLLLVGTVWGLVFAPADYQQGNSFRIIYVHVPAAFLAQSIFVSMAVSGLVFMVWKIKVADMVATVMAPLGAAMTFVALFSGAVWGVPTWGTWWMWDARLTSMLILLFLYLGVIALRGAFSSRDSGSRAASVLAMVGVINIPIIKYSVDWWYTLHQPATFTITGRSAMTMDMWAPLLIMVLGFYSFFIALTLMRTRSEILRREANKRWVRELAEETN from the coding sequence ATGTGGGCCTTTATCAACAAACTAAGATCACCCAAATGGTTCTATGCCATTAGCGCCAAACTGCAACCGCTTTTTTGGGTAGCGGCAACGCTGTTGCTGCTGGTCGGCACCGTTTGGGGGCTCGTCTTTGCGCCTGCGGATTATCAGCAGGGCAATAGCTTTCGCATCATTTATGTCCACGTACCCGCTGCGTTCCTAGCCCAATCCATCTTTGTCTCCATGGCGGTCTCCGGGCTGGTATTCATGGTCTGGAAGATCAAAGTGGCGGATATGGTCGCCACCGTGATGGCCCCGCTGGGTGCCGCGATGACCTTCGTAGCGCTTTTTTCGGGCGCAGTATGGGGCGTGCCCACCTGGGGAACCTGGTGGATGTGGGATGCACGGCTTACCTCCATGCTGATTCTGCTGTTTCTCTACCTGGGCGTAATTGCCTTGCGCGGTGCGTTTAGCAGCCGCGATAGCGGCTCCCGTGCCGCGTCTGTGCTAGCGATGGTTGGCGTGATCAATATTCCGATTATTAAGTACTCAGTGGATTGGTGGTACACCCTTCACCAGCCCGCCACTTTCACGATTACAGGGCGCTCTGCCATGACCATGGACATGTGGGCACCGCTGCTGATCATGGTATTGGGCTTTTACAGCTTTTTTATTGCCCTCACGCTGATGCGCACGCGTAGCGAAATTCTGCGTCGTGAAGCCAATAAGCGCTGGGTGCGCGAGCTTGCCGAGGAGACGAACTAA
- a CDS encoding IMPACT family protein encodes MRFRVPDLALGIWHTADIDVEKSQFLAWLCHAPTPDAFDTLLQAAKAAHPNASHHCTAFIAGPPGEQTHIGFSDDGEPGGTAGRPMFQALQGSQIGEIGCVVIRYFGGTKLGTGGLARAYAQAVKAGLETLPTREVIERDSYRLKVSFAHEAQARAWCDEQALPVQQADYDGDGVRLTIGWPRDVELDISGLENRLKTAVEPRRA; translated from the coding sequence TTGCGTTTTCGAGTCCCTGATTTAGCCCTTGGTATATGGCACACCGCCGACATCGACGTCGAGAAAAGCCAATTTTTGGCTTGGCTGTGCCATGCCCCCACCCCTGACGCTTTCGACACGCTGCTTCAAGCGGCCAAAGCTGCTCACCCAAACGCTAGCCATCACTGTACGGCCTTCATTGCTGGCCCTCCTGGCGAGCAAACCCATATTGGCTTTTCTGATGATGGCGAACCGGGCGGCACCGCCGGACGCCCCATGTTCCAGGCACTTCAGGGCAGCCAGATCGGCGAAATCGGCTGCGTGGTGATTCGCTACTTTGGCGGCACCAAGTTAGGCACTGGCGGGCTGGCCCGCGCCTATGCTCAGGCCGTCAAAGCCGGCTTGGAAACGCTGCCCACCCGGGAAGTCATCGAGCGGGACAGCTATCGGTTGAAGGTCAGCTTCGCCCACGAAGCGCAAGCGCGCGCATGGTGCGACGAGCAGGCGCTGCCCGTGCAGCAGGCAGACTACGATGGCGACGGCGTGCGCCTGACCATCGGCTGGCCGCGGGATGTCGAGTTGGATATCAGCGGCCTAGAAAACCGCCTCAAAACCGCCGTCGAACCGCGGCGGGCATGA
- the ccmD gene encoding heme exporter protein CcmD, whose translation MAFSSLNEFFAMGGHAVYVWAAWGVTALLMLMIVWHARQERRQLLNVVKRRARRENAQRNAQPSHAQPLQEPVNSAQKDVHYDA comes from the coding sequence ATGGCCTTTTCCTCGCTAAACGAATTTTTTGCCATGGGCGGTCACGCGGTCTACGTGTGGGCTGCCTGGGGAGTTACTGCGCTGTTGATGCTAATGATCGTGTGGCACGCACGTCAGGAGCGCCGCCAGCTACTCAACGTGGTAAAGCGCCGGGCGCGTCGTGAAAATGCCCAGCGCAACGCTCAGCCATCGCACGCGCAGCCCCTGCAAGAGCCAGTTAACTCTGCTCAGAAGGACGTTCACTATGACGCCTAA
- a CDS encoding tRNA dihydrouridine synthase, whose protein sequence is MVVNLLHKGKIGLAPMEGVIDALTRDLLTRQAGFDWSVTEFVRVVDTRLPPRVFYKHCPELQQRPVATPSGVPVHLQLLGADPQALAENARQALALGAISIDLNFGCPAKLVNRHDGGASLLRQPERVYRAVKAVAEALDGEIPVTAKIRLGFANRRLAVACAQATASGGAARLVVHGRTRDEGYRPPAHWEWIGKVRRHVSIPVVANGDIWTLEDYWKARTLSGCCDVMLGRSALADPWLAPRIRHWQQTGERLADTTWTMRASVLQEYAALQRQHLPDRVVVSLVKQWLAQMRQGNAEANQHFQRLKRLTDLDTLLGSLTPSTSALNACEPA, encoded by the coding sequence ATGGTTGTTAATTTACTACATAAAGGTAAGATCGGTCTCGCACCGATGGAGGGCGTCATCGATGCACTCACTCGAGACCTACTCACTCGGCAGGCCGGCTTTGACTGGTCGGTCACCGAGTTCGTCCGCGTCGTCGACACGCGCCTCCCCCCACGCGTGTTTTATAAACACTGCCCCGAATTACAGCAACGCCCCGTCGCCACGCCCAGCGGCGTGCCGGTGCACCTGCAGTTGCTAGGCGCCGACCCACAGGCTTTGGCGGAGAATGCCCGCCAAGCGCTTGCGTTGGGCGCCATCAGTATCGATCTCAATTTTGGCTGCCCGGCCAAGCTGGTCAACCGCCACGACGGTGGCGCGTCCTTGTTGCGCCAGCCCGAGCGCGTCTACCGCGCCGTGAAAGCGGTGGCCGAGGCGTTAGACGGCGAGATACCGGTGACGGCAAAAATCCGCCTGGGGTTTGCCAATCGTCGCTTGGCGGTGGCGTGTGCGCAGGCCACCGCGTCGGGCGGCGCGGCGCGACTGGTCGTCCACGGGCGGACGCGAGACGAGGGATACCGCCCCCCCGCTCACTGGGAGTGGATCGGCAAAGTGCGCCGCCACGTTTCCATCCCCGTGGTGGCCAATGGCGATATCTGGACACTCGAGGATTACTGGAAAGCGCGCACGCTCTCGGGCTGCTGCGACGTCATGCTAGGACGCAGCGCCCTCGCCGACCCCTGGCTGGCCCCTCGCATTCGCCACTGGCAGCAAACCGGCGAACGCTTGGCGGACACCACTTGGACAATGCGCGCCAGCGTGCTGCAAGAGTACGCCGCGCTGCAGCGCCAACATCTTCCTGACCGCGTGGTGGTCTCCCTGGTGAAGCAGTGGCTTGCCCAGATGCGTCAGGGCAACGCCGAAGCCAACCAGCATTTTC
- a CDS encoding OadG family protein produces the protein MQGSELLQEGLALMGLGMGFVFVFLTILVISVTLMSKLIDRYQPVPVAAPADRKSGKTPAKHGQNDEVVAVISAAVHRYRSSRRQ, from the coding sequence ATGCAAGGGTCGGAGTTGCTCCAAGAGGGGCTTGCTCTAATGGGCCTGGGTATGGGCTTTGTTTTTGTTTTTCTTACTATTTTGGTCATAAGCGTCACGCTGATGTCGAAGCTGATCGACCGTTATCAGCCTGTCCCTGTGGCGGCGCCAGCGGACCGAAAAAGTGGAAAAACACCCGCCAAACACGGTCAAAACGACGAAGTCGTCGCGGTGATCAGTGCTGCGGTGCATCGTTATCGTTCGTCTCGCCGCCAGTAA
- a CDS encoding LexA family protein: MGEHTMTICLPSRVTSQVPSYVPSQTLSQPVAPSTPTPLASRSASSHARQACTSPRVTRRNTYALRIRGDRMRDCNLFDGDVIIIHRHQHDAHQETAVATINQREVTLKQLSISRLGIHLWPEDAAIPDLFLHNCDIQVLGMVMGVAQHTTETQHH, from the coding sequence ATGGGAGAACACACTATGACGATCTGCCTACCCTCTAGGGTAACGTCTCAGGTTCCTTCTTACGTACCCTCTCAGACGCTGTCTCAACCGGTAGCGCCATCGACGCCTACCCCACTAGCGTCTCGCAGCGCCTCATCACATGCGCGCCAAGCGTGCACATCCCCTCGCGTCACACGTCGCAACACCTACGCCCTGCGTATTCGCGGCGACCGCATGCGCGACTGCAATCTCTTCGACGGCGATGTCATCATCATTCACCGTCACCAGCACGACGCCCATCAAGAGACCGCCGTTGCGACGATCAACCAGCGCGAAGTGACGCTTAAGCAGCTCTCCATTAGCCGCTTGGGCATCCATTTATGGCCGGAAGATGCAGCCATACCGGACCTATTCCTGCATAATTGTGACATTCAGGTGCTGGGCATGGTAATGGGCGTGGCCCAACACACCACGGAAACCCAGCATCACTAA
- the ccmA gene encoding cytochrome c biogenesis heme-transporting ATPase CcmA yields the protein MSLCLQARQLACERDDRWLFEGLDLDIQSGEIVRIEGPNGSGKTTLLKILSGQLTDYRGELFWNGAPMRQAREHFLANLLYLGHAPGVKAGLSPLENLAWYQALSGVVGSEPAREAALAAVGLTGFEDVPAGQLSAGQQRRVALARLTLTQRALWVLDEPFTAIDRQGVAALEAQLVAHAQSGGCVLVTTHHALAESPVLRRIQLG from the coding sequence TTGAGCCTGTGCCTGCAAGCCCGACAATTGGCCTGTGAACGCGACGACCGTTGGCTGTTTGAAGGGCTCGATCTCGATATCCAATCGGGTGAGATCGTGCGCATCGAGGGCCCAAACGGCAGCGGCAAAACGACGCTGCTAAAAATACTCTCAGGGCAATTAACCGATTACCGTGGCGAGCTTTTCTGGAATGGCGCGCCCATGCGCCAAGCCCGTGAACATTTTCTCGCCAATTTGCTCTATTTAGGTCATGCCCCCGGTGTGAAGGCGGGTCTCTCGCCGCTGGAGAATTTAGCTTGGTATCAAGCGCTTAGCGGAGTGGTGGGCAGCGAGCCTGCACGGGAGGCAGCGCTGGCAGCCGTTGGACTTACCGGTTTCGAGGACGTGCCTGCCGGTCAGCTGTCTGCCGGGCAACAGCGGCGTGTGGCGCTGGCGCGTTTGACCCTCACTCAGCGTGCGCTGTGGGTGCTAGACGAGCCTTTCACTGCCATCGATCGTCAAGGGGTGGCGGCGCTGGAGGCGCAGTTGGTGGCCCATGCGCAGTCTGGCGGCTGTGTGTTGGTGACCACGCACCATGCGCTGGCCGAGTCACCCGTGCTCAGGCGTATTCAGCTGGGGTAA
- the ccmE gene encoding cytochrome c maturation protein CcmE, which produces MTPKRKQKLFVILGLLSLTAIAVGLTLYALRANINLFFSPVQIAQGDAPMERQIRAGGMVKEGSVSRDPESLDVEFVVTDYVDDLEVYYSGILPDLFREGQGVVVVGELQADGRLYADKVLARHDENYMPPEVAQALEEAGYSPADFQAKAAEVGKRLEQEGSPEGSDY; this is translated from the coding sequence ATGACGCCTAAACGTAAACAGAAGCTGTTTGTTATCTTAGGGCTATTGTCGCTCACCGCCATTGCGGTGGGGCTCACCCTGTATGCGCTGCGCGCCAACATCAATCTGTTTTTCAGCCCGGTACAAATTGCCCAAGGCGATGCCCCCATGGAGCGCCAAATTCGCGCGGGGGGCATGGTCAAAGAGGGCTCTGTGTCCCGCGACCCGGAAAGCCTCGATGTTGAGTTCGTGGTGACTGACTACGTGGATGATCTAGAGGTCTACTACAGCGGTATTCTGCCGGACCTATTCCGTGAAGGGCAGGGCGTGGTGGTGGTCGGCGAACTGCAGGCCGATGGCCGACTCTACGCCGATAAGGTGTTGGCACGCCACGATGAAAACTACATGCCGCCCGAAGTGGCGCAGGCATTGGAAGAAGCAGGCTACTCCCCGGCAGACTTTCAAGCGAAAGCTGCCGAAGTGGGCAAGCGCCTAGAGCAGGAAGGCTCCCCAGAAGGAAGCGACTATTAA
- the ccmB gene encoding heme exporter protein CcmB — translation MHAPQGGLLVAIKATLKRDLTLMLRRRGEVLNPLVFFALVITLFPIGISPDPALLASIAPGLLWVAALLAALLSLDSLFRSDYDDGSLEQLLLAPQPLAALGLAKVAVHWLLTGLPLALMAPLLGIMLSLPAGSYAVLSLSLALGTASLSLIGAIGAALTVGLARGGVLLSLLVLPLYIPVLIFGAGAVQAAIFGDGMAAHLAILGALLALALMLAPWAIAASLRISING, via the coding sequence ATGCATGCCCCCCAGGGCGGTCTGCTGGTGGCCATCAAGGCCACGCTCAAGCGCGACCTCACCCTGATGCTGCGCCGTCGTGGCGAGGTGCTCAATCCGCTGGTGTTCTTTGCACTGGTGATTACCCTATTCCCCATTGGGATTTCACCGGATCCAGCGCTGCTGGCAAGCATTGCGCCGGGGCTGTTATGGGTAGCTGCGCTGCTAGCCGCACTGCTCTCGCTGGATAGCCTGTTTCGCAGTGACTATGACGATGGCAGCCTTGAGCAATTACTACTGGCTCCCCAGCCGCTGGCGGCGCTGGGGTTGGCAAAAGTGGCGGTGCATTGGCTGCTGACCGGGCTGCCACTGGCGCTCATGGCGCCACTCTTGGGCATCATGCTGTCGCTTCCCGCAGGAAGCTACGCCGTGCTGTCGCTGTCGTTGGCGCTCGGTACGGCCAGCTTGAGTCTGATTGGCGCCATCGGGGCGGCATTGACGGTGGGGCTGGCGCGGGGCGGTGTGCTGCTCTCGCTGCTGGTGCTGCCGCTCTATATTCCAGTACTGATTTTCGGCGCAGGTGCCGTACAAGCCGCTATTTTTGGCGATGGAATGGCCGCTCATCTGGCGATTCTAGGGGCACTGCTGGCGCTAGCACTGATGCTGGCACCCTGGGCCATTGCGGCATCGCTGCGCATCAGCATCAACGGTTAG
- a CDS encoding heme lyase CcmF/NrfE family subunit, which produces MLIKIIPEIGHFALVIALLMAVVQAVMPLAGAATRRPLWMAYGRPMAIGQFLFVTIAYLCLTASYMLDDFSVANVANNSNSLLPWYYKFSAVWGNHEGSVLLWSLMLAGWGFAASVFSGDLPRDMVARVQGIMGMVCVGFLLFILMTSNPFERLLPNMPQDGADLNPLLQDFGLVVHPPMLYMGYVGFSVVFAFAIAALLGGRLDAAWTRWARPWTNVAWAFLTVGIALGSWWAYYELGWGGWWFWDPVENASLLPWLTGTALVHSLAVTEKRGSFKSWTVLLAISTFSLSLMGTFLVRSGVLTSVHAFANDPSRGFFILMLLAITVTLSLLVFALRAPRVSHKVGFNWLSRDSLLLINNILLVIMTVTVLLGTVYPLILDSLGLGKISVGPPYFNALFVPLTVVMCVFMGLGPVARWKSMSGRELWRKLGLAAAAAIVLGVAMPLVYGGEWNLWVSLGIVSALWIVLPMVRDLFDKTRHASSFVAGLRKLSLSYWGMVLGHVGIAVTIVGVAVVSNYNIERNVRMSPGTTVEVAGYQFTMTELTNRRGPNFLADTSIIQVQRGDEGRSFVMRPEKRLYLATGMPMTQVALRPGLFRDLYVAMGEDLGDGSYAMRVQYKPFVRWLWLGGLLMAFGGVLAVVDKRYRRVASRQTAPARTDRSSSQEAMV; this is translated from the coding sequence ATGTTGATTAAGATCATTCCTGAAATCGGCCACTTTGCCCTGGTCATCGCGCTACTCATGGCGGTGGTTCAGGCGGTGATGCCGCTTGCCGGGGCTGCCACGCGTCGCCCGCTGTGGATGGCCTATGGTCGTCCCATGGCCATCGGCCAATTCCTGTTTGTGACCATTGCCTACCTCTGCTTGACCGCCAGCTACATGCTGGACGATTTCAGCGTGGCTAATGTCGCTAACAACTCCAACTCTCTGCTGCCCTGGTACTACAAATTCAGCGCCGTGTGGGGTAACCATGAAGGCTCGGTGCTGCTATGGAGCTTGATGCTGGCGGGTTGGGGATTCGCGGCATCGGTCTTCTCGGGCGACTTGCCCCGCGACATGGTGGCCAGAGTGCAGGGCATCATGGGCATGGTGTGTGTGGGCTTCTTGCTCTTCATTTTGATGACCTCCAACCCCTTCGAGCGCTTGCTGCCGAACATGCCGCAAGATGGCGCCGACTTGAATCCGCTGTTGCAGGATTTTGGCCTAGTGGTTCACCCGCCGATGCTCTACATGGGTTATGTGGGCTTTTCGGTGGTGTTTGCTTTCGCGATTGCCGCCCTGCTGGGCGGGCGCTTAGACGCCGCTTGGACCCGCTGGGCGCGCCCCTGGACCAACGTGGCCTGGGCGTTTCTCACCGTCGGGATCGCACTCGGCAGCTGGTGGGCCTACTACGAGCTTGGCTGGGGCGGCTGGTGGTTCTGGGACCCGGTGGAGAACGCTTCGCTATTGCCCTGGCTAACGGGCACGGCACTGGTTCACTCGCTGGCGGTGACCGAAAAACGTGGCTCGTTCAAGAGCTGGACGGTGTTGCTGGCGATCTCGACGTTCTCGCTGTCGCTGATGGGCACCTTCTTGGTGCGCTCGGGCGTACTGACCTCGGTCCATGCCTTTGCCAATGACCCCTCGCGTGGCTTCTTCATCCTGATGCTGCTGGCAATCACCGTCACGCTATCGCTGCTGGTGTTTGCACTGCGTGCACCGCGCGTCAGCCATAAAGTGGGGTTCAACTGGCTTTCGCGGGACTCCCTGCTGCTGATCAACAACATCCTGCTGGTCATCATGACCGTCACGGTGCTGCTGGGCACCGTATACCCGCTGATTCTGGACTCTTTGGGGCTGGGTAAAATCAGCGTAGGCCCGCCTTACTTCAATGCGCTGTTCGTACCGCTCACCGTGGTGATGTGTGTCTTCATGGGCTTGGGGCCGGTGGCGCGTTGGAAAAGCATGAGCGGTCGTGAGCTGTGGCGGAAGCTAGGTCTCGCAGCAGCAGCTGCCATCGTGCTGGGTGTAGCCATGCCGTTGGTCTACGGCGGCGAATGGAATTTGTGGGTGTCATTGGGAATCGTGTCGGCGCTATGGATCGTGCTGCCCATGGTGCGCGACCTGTTCGACAAGACCCGTCACGCCAGCTCGTTTGTCGCCGGGCTGCGCAAGCTCTCGCTCTCTTATTGGGGAATGGTGCTGGGCCACGTGGGCATTGCGGTGACCATCGTGGGCGTTGCCGTCGTTTCGAATTACAACATCGAACGCAACGTGCGCATGTCGCCGGGCACCACCGTGGAAGTGGCGGGCTATCAGTTCACCATGACGGAACTCACCAACCGACGTGGCCCCAACTTCCTGGCCGATACTTCGATCATTCAGGTACAGCGCGGGGACGAGGGACGCAGCTTCGTGATGCGCCCCGAGAAGCGCCTTTACCTCGCCACCGGCATGCCCATGACCCAAGTTGCGCTGCGCCCTGGTTTGTTCCGCGACCTCTATGTGGCCATGGGTGAAGACCTGGGCGACGGCAGCTATGCCATGCGCGTCCAGTACAAGCCGTTTGTGCGCTGGCTGTGGTTAGGCGGCCTGCTCATGGCCTTCGGCGGCGTTCTAGCCGTTGTGGATAAACGCTATCGTCGTGTCGCGAGTCGCCAGACAGCTCCCGCTCGGACGGATCGTTCGTCGTCTCAGGAGGCTATGGTATGA
- a CDS encoding sodium ion-translocating decarboxylase subunit beta — protein sequence MDKLITLWEGSGLYNLELGQAVMILVGLGLLYLAIHKKFEPLLLVPIGFGGILANIPEAGLAISALDQAIEVAKPAVLQQMATALGATLDPLAGVEGWRDTLKAIAHDSAAPDQLRAAKDIAVSVGYSDGMLYNFYKVAIGSGIAPLLIFMGVGAMTDFGPLLANPRTLFLGAAAQFGIFATLFGAVLLTSMGIMDFSLNQAAAIGIIGGADGPTSIYVSSVLAPELLGAIAVAAYAYMALVPLIQPPIMRLLTTEKERKITMTQLRPVSKLEKVVFPLMLLIAVALFLPDAAPLLGMFCFGNLMRECGVVERLSDTAQNALINIVTIILGLSVGSKLMADSFLAFETLGILGLGIVAFGIGTAAGVLMAKLMNVVSKMPINPLIGAAGVSAVPMAARVANKVGLEANPHNFLLMHAMGPNVAGVIGSAVAAGVMIKYLG from the coding sequence ATGGATAAACTAATCACTTTATGGGAAGGCTCCGGGCTTTATAACCTAGAGCTTGGCCAAGCGGTGATGATCCTTGTAGGGCTTGGGTTGCTCTACTTGGCGATTCACAAGAAGTTCGAGCCGTTGCTGCTCGTACCGATTGGGTTTGGTGGCATTCTCGCCAACATTCCCGAGGCTGGCCTCGCGATTTCGGCGCTGGATCAAGCGATCGAAGTCGCCAAGCCCGCCGTGCTTCAGCAAATGGCTACCGCGTTGGGAGCTACACTCGACCCCTTGGCCGGTGTCGAGGGCTGGCGTGACACCCTCAAGGCGATTGCCCACGATTCGGCGGCGCCGGATCAACTGCGCGCCGCGAAAGATATTGCGGTGAGCGTCGGCTACAGCGACGGCATGCTGTATAACTTCTACAAGGTTGCCATTGGCTCTGGTATCGCGCCGCTGCTGATCTTCATGGGCGTAGGGGCGATGACCGATTTCGGCCCGCTGCTGGCCAATCCGCGTACGCTGTTTTTAGGGGCGGCGGCGCAGTTCGGTATCTTTGCCACGCTGTTTGGGGCGGTGCTGCTGACCTCCATGGGCATCATGGATTTCTCGCTCAATCAGGCGGCAGCGATTGGTATTATCGGCGGGGCAGATGGCCCGACGTCGATCTACGTCTCCAGCGTGCTGGCACCTGAGTTACTAGGGGCGATTGCCGTCGCGGCGTATGCTTACATGGCCCTGGTGCCATTGATCCAACCGCCGATCATGCGCCTTCTGACCACTGAAAAAGAGCGCAAGATCACCATGACGCAGCTGCGTCCGGTCTCCAAGCTCGAAAAAGTGGTTTTCCCGCTGATGCTATTGATCGCCGTGGCGCTGTTTCTACCGGACGCGGCACCTCTGCTAGGCATGTTCTGCTTTGGTAACCTGATGCGCGAGTGTGGTGTGGTCGAGCGCCTTTCCGATACCGCGCAAAACGCGCTGATCAATATCGTGACGATCATCCTCGGGCTCTCTGTGGGCTCGAAACTGATGGCCGATAGCTTCCTGGCGTTTGAAACCCTGGGTATTCTGGGACTGGGGATCGTAGCCTTCGGCATTGGGACTGCTGCCGGGGTGTTGATGGCCAAGCTAATGAACGTGGTTAGCAAAATGCCCATCAACCCGTTGATTGGGGCGGCAGGGGTGTCGGCCGTGCCGATGGCCGCGCGCGTGGCGAATAAAGTCGGACTGGAAGCGAACCCGCACAACTTCCTGCTGATGCACGCCATGGGGCCCAACGTGGCCGGGGTGATCGGCTCGGCGGTCGCCGCTGGTGTGATGATCAAGTACCTAGGCTAA
- the oadA gene encoding sodium-extruding oxaloacetate decarboxylase subunit alpha produces MNEIKRPLGITDVVLRDAHQSLFATRLRLDDMLPVAEKLDKVGYWSLETWGGATFDACIRYLGEDPWERIRTLKEAMPNTPQAMLLRGQNLLGYRHYADDVVDKFVERAKTNGVDVFRVFDAMNDPRNLERAIKAVRQVGGHAQGTISYTVSPVHTLDSWVDLAKTIAAMGADSLAIKDMAGLLTPYTAYDLVTRLKKELSIPVHLHCHATTGLSTSTILKAVEAGVDNVDTAISSMSMTYGHSPTESVVAMLKDTDRDTGLDLELLEDIAGYFREVRKKYAAFEGSLRGIDSRILVAQVPGGMLTNMESQLKEQGAGDKLDDVLSEIPRVREDLGFIPLVTPTSQIVGTQAVMNVMMGERYKSISKEVQALLKGEYGAAPAPFNAELQKRVLEGGEPITCRPADNLSPEMDKLAAELKEKASAEGIRLAEDEREVDDVLTYALFPQIGLKFLKNRDNKDAFEPAPQAAQASTPAKADAAPAAAPSAGGGPETYTVKLNGKAYVVEVSEGGEIGNIEEQPAAQPEADTPASSGVSIDAPLAGNIFKVNVRPGDQVAEGDVVIILEAMKMETEVRASSAGTISKVNVNEGDSVAVGDALIEL; encoded by the coding sequence ATGAATGAAATAAAACGTCCTCTGGGAATCACCGATGTGGTGCTGCGCGATGCGCATCAATCCCTGTTTGCCACGCGTCTGCGCTTGGACGACATGCTGCCCGTTGCCGAAAAGCTGGATAAGGTCGGCTACTGGTCGCTGGAAACCTGGGGCGGTGCCACCTTCGATGCGTGTATCCGTTACTTAGGGGAAGACCCGTGGGAGCGTATTCGCACCCTTAAAGAGGCGATGCCCAACACGCCCCAGGCTATGCTGCTGCGCGGCCAAAACCTACTGGGCTACCGCCACTACGCTGACGATGTTGTCGATAAGTTTGTTGAGCGCGCCAAGACCAATGGTGTCGATGTATTCCGCGTATTTGATGCCATGAACGACCCGCGCAATTTAGAGCGCGCTATTAAGGCAGTGCGTCAGGTGGGCGGCCATGCGCAGGGTACCATTTCTTACACGGTGAGCCCGGTACATACCCTGGATAGCTGGGTAGATCTTGCCAAGACCATTGCCGCAATGGGTGCAGATTCGCTGGCTATCAAGGATATGGCGGGGCTACTCACGCCGTATACGGCGTATGACTTGGTCACGCGTCTTAAAAAAGAGCTCTCCATTCCCGTCCACCTGCACTGTCACGCGACGACCGGCTTATCGACCTCGACCATTTTGAAAGCGGTCGAGGCAGGGGTCGATAACGTCGATACCGCCATCTCCTCCATGTCGATGACCTACGGCCACAGCCCGACGGAGTCCGTGGTGGCCATGTTGAAAGATACCGACCGCGACACCGGCTTGGACCTGGAGCTGCTGGAAGACATCGCTGGCTACTTCCGCGAAGTGCGTAAAAAATACGCCGCCTTCGAAGGCTCGCTGCGCGGTATCGATTCGCGCATTTTGGTGGCCCAGGTGCCCGGCGGCATGCTCACCAACATGGAGAGCCAGTTGAAAGAGCAGGGCGCTGGCGACAAGCTGGATGACGTACTGAGTGAAATCCCCCGCGTTCGTGAAGACCTCGGGTTCATTCCGCTGGTGACCCCTACGTCACAAATCGTGGGCACCCAAGCGGTCATGAACGTCATGATGGGCGAGCGCTACAAGTCAATCTCCAAAGAGGTGCAGGCGCTGCTGAAGGGGGAATACGGCGCTGCCCCGGCACCCTTCAATGCCGAATTGCAAAAGCGTGTGCTGGAGGGTGGCGAGCCAATTACCTGCCGCCCGGCAGACAACCTCTCCCCGGAAATGGACAAGCTTGCCGCCGAGCTTAAAGAGAAAGCTAGCGCCGAGGGCATTCGCCTTGCCGAAGACGAGCGGGAAGTGGATGACGTGCTGACCTATGCGCTGTTCCCGCAGATTGGTTTGAAATTCCTCAAGAACCGCGACAATAAAGACGCTTTCGAGCCTGCGCCCCAAGCCGCTCAAGCGTCGACACCGGCCAAAGCAGACGCCGCTCCTGCCGCCGCACCGAGCGCTGGCGGTGGCCCGGAAACCTATACCGTGAAGCTCAACGGCAAGGCGTACGTGGTCGAGGTGTCAGAGGGTGGCGAGATCGGCAATATTGAGGAGCAGCCCGCCGCACAGCCTGAGGCTGACACCCCTGCGTCTAGCGGTGTCAGCATCGACGCACCGCTGGCGGGTAACATCTTCAAAGTGAACGTGCGTCCAGGTGATCAAGTGGCCGAAGGCGACGTCGTGATCATTCTCGAAGCCATGAAGATGGAAACCGAAGTGCGTGCCAGCAGCGCCGGTACGATATCGAAAGTCAACGTCAATGAAGGCGATAGCGTTGCCGTTGGCGATGCGCTGATCGAGCTTTAA